Proteins encoded together in one Balearica regulorum gibbericeps isolate bBalReg1 chromosome 3, bBalReg1.pri, whole genome shotgun sequence window:
- the LRATD1 gene encoding protein LRATD1 isoform X3 translates to MGNQLDRITHLNYSELPTGDPSGIEKDELRVGVAYFFSDEEEDLDERGQPDKYSVKGSGSPGQETPTHHLHHQLVLNETQFSAFRGQECIFSKVSSGPQAGDLSVYSLSALPTLCKPGDLLELLYLGPSEHPPPHWAVYVGSGQIIHLHQGQIRQDSLYEAAAGNVGRVVNSWYRFRPLVAELVVQNACGHLGLKSDEICWTNSESFAAWCRFGKREFKAGGELQAAAGTQHQQQYYLKIHLAENKVHTVHEGE, encoded by the exons ATGGGAAATCAACTGGATCGCATCACCCACCTGAATTACAGCGAGCTGCCGACCGGGGACCCCTCGGGGATCGAGAAAGACGAGCTGCGCGTCGGGGTGGCTTACTTCTTTTCGGATGAGGAGGAGGACCTGGACGAGCGAGGCCAGCCAGACAAGTACAGCGTGAAGGGCTCCGGCAGCCCTGGCCAGGAGACGCCCAcccaccacctccaccaccaGCTGGTGCTGAACGAGACCCAGTTCTCCGCTTTCCGCGGCCAGGAATGCATCTTTTCCAAGGTCAGCAGCGGCCCCCAGGCTGGGGACCTCAGCGTCTACTCGCTGTCAGCCCTGCCTACCCTCTGCAAGCCGGGGGacctgctggagctgctctaCCTGGGGCCGTCGGAGCACCCGCCGCCGCACTGGGCAGTGTACGTGGGCAGCGGGCAGATCATCCACCTGCACCAGGGGCAGATCCGGCAGGACAGCTTGTACGAGGCGGCCGCGGGCAACGTGGGCCGGGTGGTGAATAGCTGGTACCGCTTTCGCCCGCTGGTGGCTGAGCTGGTGGTGCAAAACGCCTGCGGGCACCTGGGCTTAAAAAGCGACGAGATCTGCTGGACTAACTCCGAGAGCTTCGCCGCCTGGTGCCGCTTCGGGAAAAGGGAGTTCAAAGCCGggggggagctgcaggctgccgccggcacccagcaccagcagcagtaCTATCTCAAGATCCACTTGGCGGAGAACAAGGTGCACACG gtGCATGAGGGTGAATAA
- the LRATD1 gene encoding protein LRATD1 isoform X2 yields the protein MGNQLDRITHLNYSELPTGDPSGIEKDELRVGVAYFFSDEEEDLDERGQPDKYSVKGSGSPGQETPTHHLHHQLVLNETQFSAFRGQECIFSKVSSGPQAGDLSVYSLSALPTLCKPGDLLELLYLGPSEHPPPHWAVYVGSGQIIHLHQGQIRQDSLYEAAAGNVGRVVNSWYRFRPLVAELVVQNACGHLGLKSDEICWTNSESFAAWCRFGKREFKAGGELQAAAGTQHQQQYYLKIHLAENKVHTVRFHSLEDLIREKRRIDASGKLRVIKDLSIVDGKE from the coding sequence ATGGGAAATCAACTGGATCGCATCACCCACCTGAATTACAGCGAGCTGCCGACCGGGGACCCCTCGGGGATCGAGAAAGACGAGCTGCGCGTCGGGGTGGCTTACTTCTTTTCGGATGAGGAGGAGGACCTGGACGAGCGAGGCCAGCCAGACAAGTACAGCGTGAAGGGCTCCGGCAGCCCTGGCCAGGAGACGCCCAcccaccacctccaccaccaGCTGGTGCTGAACGAGACCCAGTTCTCCGCTTTCCGCGGCCAGGAATGCATCTTTTCCAAGGTCAGCAGCGGCCCCCAGGCTGGGGACCTCAGCGTCTACTCGCTGTCAGCCCTGCCTACCCTCTGCAAGCCGGGGGacctgctggagctgctctaCCTGGGGCCGTCGGAGCACCCGCCGCCGCACTGGGCAGTGTACGTGGGCAGCGGGCAGATCATCCACCTGCACCAGGGGCAGATCCGGCAGGACAGCTTGTACGAGGCGGCCGCGGGCAACGTGGGCCGGGTGGTGAATAGCTGGTACCGCTTTCGCCCGCTGGTGGCTGAGCTGGTGGTGCAAAACGCCTGCGGGCACCTGGGCTTAAAAAGCGACGAGATCTGCTGGACTAACTCCGAGAGCTTCGCCGCCTGGTGCCGCTTCGGGAAAAGGGAGTTCAAAGCCGggggggagctgcaggctgccgccggcacccagcaccagcagcagtaCTATCTCAAGATCCACTTGGCGGAGAACAAGGTGCACACGGTGAGGTTCCACAGCCTGGAGGATCTAATACGCGAGAAGCGCAGGATCGATGCCAGTGGCAAACTGAGGGTGATCAAAGATTTGTCTATAGTGGATGGGAAAGAATAG
- the LRATD1 gene encoding protein LRATD1 isoform X1: protein MGNQLDRITHLNYSELPTGDPSGIEKDELRVGVAYFFSDEEEDLDERGQPDKYSVKGSGSPGQETPTHHLHHQLVLNETQFSAFRGQECIFSKVSSGPQAGDLSVYSLSALPTLCKPGDLLELLYLGPSEHPPPHWAVYVGSGQIIHLHQGQIRQDSLYEAAAGNVGRVVNSWYRFRPLVAELVVQNACGHLGLKSDEICWTNSESFAAWCRFGKREFKAGGELQAAAGTQHQQQYYLKIHLAENKVHTGVPWSSDIKRSELNMWVLTYCYLLEEKYQGALHFAIMKYPFRMNYAATDLCIYK, encoded by the exons ATGGGAAATCAACTGGATCGCATCACCCACCTGAATTACAGCGAGCTGCCGACCGGGGACCCCTCGGGGATCGAGAAAGACGAGCTGCGCGTCGGGGTGGCTTACTTCTTTTCGGATGAGGAGGAGGACCTGGACGAGCGAGGCCAGCCAGACAAGTACAGCGTGAAGGGCTCCGGCAGCCCTGGCCAGGAGACGCCCAcccaccacctccaccaccaGCTGGTGCTGAACGAGACCCAGTTCTCCGCTTTCCGCGGCCAGGAATGCATCTTTTCCAAGGTCAGCAGCGGCCCCCAGGCTGGGGACCTCAGCGTCTACTCGCTGTCAGCCCTGCCTACCCTCTGCAAGCCGGGGGacctgctggagctgctctaCCTGGGGCCGTCGGAGCACCCGCCGCCGCACTGGGCAGTGTACGTGGGCAGCGGGCAGATCATCCACCTGCACCAGGGGCAGATCCGGCAGGACAGCTTGTACGAGGCGGCCGCGGGCAACGTGGGCCGGGTGGTGAATAGCTGGTACCGCTTTCGCCCGCTGGTGGCTGAGCTGGTGGTGCAAAACGCCTGCGGGCACCTGGGCTTAAAAAGCGACGAGATCTGCTGGACTAACTCCGAGAGCTTCGCCGCCTGGTGCCGCTTCGGGAAAAGGGAGTTCAAAGCCGggggggagctgcaggctgccgccggcacccagcaccagcagcagtaCTATCTCAAGATCCACTTGGCGGAGAACAAGGTGCACACG GGTGTGCCATGGTCTTCTGACATCAAGAGAAGTGAGTTAAATATGTGGGTTTTGACATATTGCTACTTACTGGAGGAAAAATATCAAGGAGCGCTTCACTTTGCAATAATGAAGTACCCTTTTAGAATGAACTATGCTGCTACTGACttgtgtatttataaataa